The following proteins are co-located in the Pyxidicoccus trucidator genome:
- the dinB gene encoding DNA polymerase IV: MRAIIHVDMDAFYASVEQRDNPTLRGKPIIVGGHAQRGVVVAASYEVRPFGVRSAMPMARALKAAPHAIVVKPRFSAYAEASEHVFAIFERYTPLIEPLSLDEAFLDVTASVGLFGSPADIARRIRKEIADELSLPASAGIATVKFVAKIASDLAKPNGQREVRPEETVAFLAALPVSRLWGVGPKTEEALKVAGLRTIGDVAAREPDWLEERLGSSGRHLWELSQGIDVREVVPDRAAKSVGAEDTFEEDLTGVDALKPHVHSQALRVGRRLRRAGVKGRVVQLKLKFADFTLITRRTTLREATDDGQTLYRTALELMERSHEGKPIRLTGVSVQLDEVPPQLGLFPAAPPRAAKLNAALDKIAERFGSKAITTADIAGSEAPADDEHRSERPVDKPKR; encoded by the coding sequence ATGCGAGCCATCATCCACGTGGATATGGACGCCTTCTATGCGTCCGTGGAGCAGCGGGACAACCCGACCCTGCGGGGCAAGCCGATCATCGTCGGCGGCCATGCACAGCGGGGCGTCGTCGTCGCCGCCTCCTACGAGGTCCGCCCCTTCGGCGTGCGCAGCGCCATGCCCATGGCCCGTGCCCTCAAGGCCGCGCCACACGCCATCGTGGTGAAGCCGCGCTTCTCCGCGTACGCCGAGGCCAGCGAGCACGTCTTCGCCATCTTCGAGCGCTACACGCCGCTCATCGAGCCGCTGTCCCTGGACGAGGCCTTCCTCGACGTGACGGCCTCGGTGGGTCTGTTCGGCTCGCCCGCGGACATCGCCCGGCGCATCCGCAAGGAGATTGCCGACGAGCTGTCGCTGCCGGCCTCGGCGGGCATCGCCACGGTGAAGTTCGTGGCGAAGATTGCCTCGGACCTGGCCAAGCCCAACGGCCAGCGTGAGGTGCGACCGGAGGAGACGGTGGCCTTCCTCGCGGCGCTGCCGGTGTCGCGCCTGTGGGGCGTGGGGCCGAAGACGGAAGAGGCACTCAAGGTCGCCGGGCTGCGGACGATTGGCGACGTGGCGGCGCGCGAGCCGGACTGGCTGGAGGAGCGACTCGGCTCCAGCGGACGGCACCTGTGGGAATTGTCCCAGGGCATCGACGTGCGCGAGGTGGTGCCGGACCGGGCCGCCAAGAGCGTGGGCGCGGAGGACACCTTCGAGGAGGACCTCACCGGGGTGGACGCGCTGAAGCCCCACGTGCACTCTCAGGCGCTGCGCGTGGGCCGGCGGCTGCGGCGAGCGGGAGTGAAGGGCCGCGTGGTGCAGCTCAAGCTGAAGTTCGCGGACTTCACGCTCATCACCCGGCGCACCACGCTGCGCGAGGCCACGGACGACGGACAGACGCTCTACCGCACGGCGCTGGAGCTGATGGAGCGCTCACATGAGGGCAAGCCCATCCGCCTCACCGGAGTGAGCGTGCAGTTGGACGAGGTGCCTCCGCAGCTGGGCCTCTTCCCGGCGGCGCCGCCGCGCGCCGCGAAGCTGAACGCGGCGCTCGACAAGATTGCCGAGCGCTTTGGCAGCAAGGCGATAACCACGGCGGACATCGCCGGGAGCGAAGCGCCGGCCGACGACGAGCACCGCTCCGAGCGCCCGGTGGACAAGCCGAAGCGCTGA